A stretch of Bombus huntii isolate Logan2020A chromosome 7, iyBomHunt1.1, whole genome shotgun sequence DNA encodes these proteins:
- the LOC126867542 gene encoding embryonic polarity protein dorsal isoform X1, whose protein sequence is MEQFHDMSDGNINISDVIEVIQTTDPGFVECSGKEDQFPVEMDTGRLLPYVEIIEQPASKALRFRYECEGRSAGSIPGVNSTPENKTFPSIRIVGYKGRAVVVVSCVTKDQPHRPHPHNLVGKEACKRGVCTVEVSSENMTVTFANLGIQCVKKKDIEEALKIREEIRVDPFRTGFEHKRQPTSIDLNAVRLCFQVFLEGGQKGKFNVPLPPVVSDPIFDKKAMSDLVICKLSHSNASVAGGMEMILLCEKVAKEDIQVRFFEEKEGQVIWEGFGDFQPVHVHKQTAIAFKTPTYRMQQVEQPVQICIQLKRPSDGATSEPLPFQMLPLGAGRPAFWSLRKAFARKKTDYSTFSKILATESALFSNVTPKFPRNVDEYNNNDDFNVKKSSNKISALRALNDLYNVKNTLDSCNGNIEMNQNISQNVSHIKSTIIDYQNNEIPINEEKQTRENEQINRMYKIDNRYIDKEMNDDNSGTLTRTKSDSTAENTSVFKQNADISKNNSDWFDYSEVGKWVQKGQMCLKEKDNETDFKTETTEDCNKSFNELLTQVAELDQIYADTHTKLVQAAIEQNTTDQSMDIDVCDNQTYTSLQMAMKNPIEFIDLPNERKYEDVCIPKADVNQSCPSPPVTTKRDGTQETEERLPPLPPKRIRKMPSMPLLPRPISSHMTSESFVEAPNKTLPSLPATLTKNSKQGLFSKLFAKKAKKDKDSISNVSKENSQPLSSTGNVSYLTTNNTPTSPQLQISRPSAISTNSVKSLKLEGDETPPYGIELTEAEHYALYTAMAPHATVSEFDEMSFYYSPVEGGKIYSEKKET, encoded by the exons ATGGAACAATTCCATGATATGAGTGatggaaatataaatataagtgATGTCA TTGAAGTCATCCAAACTACCGATCCTGGATTTGTGGAATGTAGTGGAAAGGAGGATCAATTCCCAGTGGAAATGGACACTGGGAGGTTATTGCcatatgttgaaataatagaACAGCCAGCAAGTAAAGCTTTACGTTTTCGCTATGAATGTGAAGGCAGATCGGCTGGTAGTATACCAGGAGTAAACAGTACACCAGAAAACAAAACATTTCCTAGTATAAGA ATAGTTGGATATAAAGGTCGAGCTGTAGTTGTAGTATCGTGTGTAACAAAAGATCAACCACACAGACCTCATCCTCATAATCTTGTTGGAAAGGAAGCATGTAAACGTGGTGTATGTACAGTAGAAGTCTCGTCAGAAAATATGACAGTCACATTTGCAAATCTTGGCATTCAATGTGTTAAGAAAAAGGATATTGAAGAGGCACTTAAAATAAGAGAGGAAATTCGTGTAGACCCCTTTCGAA CTGGCTTCGAACACAAAAGACAACCTACTAGTATTGATCTAAATGCAGTGAGATTGTGCTTTCAAGTTTTCTTAGAAGGAGGACAAAAAGGAAAATTCAATGTGCCATTACCACCAGTTGTATCTGACCCTATATTTGATAAAA aagCAATGTCAGATCTTGTGATATGCAAGCTCAGTCACTCTAATGCGTCGGTCGCTGGTGGTATGGAAATGATTTTATTATGCGAGAAGGTTGCAAAGGAAGACATACAAGTTAGATTTTTCGAGGAGAAGGAGGGACAAGTGATTTGGGAAGGATTTGGTGATTTTCAGCCCGTTCACGTACATAAGCAA ACAGCAATTGCATTCAAAACACCCACATATCGCATGCAGCAAGTGGAGCAACCGGTGCAAATATGCATTCAACTGAAAAGACCATCGGATGGTGCGACGAGCGAACCATTACCTTTTCAGATGTTACCTCTCGGTGCAGGTAGGCCTGCTTTCTGGTCTTTACGGAAAGCATTTGCCAGGAAGAAAACAGATTATAGTACATTTAGTAAAATCTTAGCCACTGAATCGGCATTATTTTCAAACGTTACCCCTAAATTTCCGCGTAATGTCGATgagtataataataatgatgatTTCAATGTAAAAAAATCGAGTAACAAAATTTCTGCGTTACGCGCTTTAAATGatttatataacgtaaaaaatacattagatTCTTGTAATGGAAATATAGAAATGaatcaaaatatctcacaAAATGTAAGTCATATTAAAAGCACTATTATAGATTATCAAAATAACGAAATCCCAATAAATGAAGAGAAACAAACTAGAGAAAATgaacaaataaatagaatGTACAAAATTGATAATAGATATATAGACAAAGAAATGAATGATGACAATTCGGGAACTTTAACTCGTACTAAATCCGATAGTACCGCTGAAAACACGTCTGTATTTAAGCAAAATGCAGATATATCCAAAAATAATTCCGATTGGTTCGACTATTCGGAAGTGGGAAAATGGGTGCAAAAGGGTCAAATGTGTCTCAAGGAGAAAGATAATGAAACAGATTTTAAAACAGAAACAACAGAGGATTGCAATAAGTCCTTCAATGAATTATTGACACAAGTAGCTGAATTAGATCAAATATATGCAGATACACATACAAAGTTAGTGCAAGCAGCCATTGAACAGAATACAACGGATCAATCTATGGATATTGACGTTTGCGATAATCAAACTTATACCAGCTTACAAATGGCTATGAAAAATCCTATTGAATTTATTGATTTACCAAACGAGAGGAAGTATGAGGACGTATGTATACCAAAAGCAGATGTTAATCAATCTTGTCCTTCTCCTCCAGTAACTACGAAGAGAGATGGAACGCAGGAAACGGAAGAGAGATTACCGCCTTTACCGCCGAAACGAATCCGCAAAATGCCTTCTATGCCTCTTCTACCTCGTCCTATATCCTCTCATATGACATCTGAGTCATTCGTTGAAGCACCAAACAAAACTTTACCTTCTCTACCTGCTACTTTAACTAAGAATTCAAAACAAGGactattttcaaaattgttcGCAAAGAAAGCAAAGAAAGATAAAGACTCAATTTCGAATGTATCTAAAGAAAATAGTCAGCCTTTGAGTTCTACAGGAAATGTTTCATATTTGACAACAAACAATACTCCAACTAGCCCACAATTACAAATTTCAAGACCTAGTGCAATAAGTACTAATAGCGTTAAATCGCTTAAATTGGAAGGCGACGAAACACCACCATATGGAATTGAATTAACAGAAGCTGAACATTATGCATTGTATACTGCTATGGCACCACATGCAACTGTGTCAGAATTTGATGAAATGTCCTTCTATTATAGCCCAGTAGAAGGAGGAAAAATTTAttctgaaaaaaaagaaacgtaa
- the LOC126867542 gene encoding embryonic polarity protein dorsal isoform X2, producing MEQFHDMSDGNINISDVIEVIQTTDPGFVECSGKEDQFPVEMDTGRLLPYVEIIEQPASKALRFRYECEGRSAGSIPGVNSTPENKTFPSIRIVGYKGRAVVVVSCVTKDQPHRPHPHNLVGKEACKRGVCTVEVSSENMTVTFANLGIQCVKKKDIEEALKIREEIRVDPFRTGFEHKRQPTSIDLNAVRLCFQVFLEGGQKGKFNVPLPPVVSDPIFDKKAMSDLVICKLSHSNASVAGGMEMILLCEKVAKEDIQVRFFEEKEGQVIWEGFGDFQPVHVHKQTAIAFKTPTYRMQQVEQPVQICIQLKRPSDGATSEPLPFQMLPLGADDPGSLRRKRQKFNNSPNALVLRHVQTEAEKHAAALNQPIQYNFNIVKSEKISPYGGSVGSGGSFPLYSMGTTSPQPQSSMQTLRPQVSPGRASPMEYSPYNSALIQSQPSPQYQSTSSHIVQQPSTGTYAQQQFPYVHDILQIHPQEQLVLSRVTSNYHEEFQSLDNAGSISICTHYYINPLLYHYFEIIIYIAGGVGGADVTSVLDMDSRQYSFDLSFNQLDSAELAAFDTALSENLSSGLSISDSTKPETNKEINTGSSNIEESNNMTDSFTRITNNTIQELCTLNNMYKPTREVND from the exons ATGGAACAATTCCATGATATGAGTGatggaaatataaatataagtgATGTCA TTGAAGTCATCCAAACTACCGATCCTGGATTTGTGGAATGTAGTGGAAAGGAGGATCAATTCCCAGTGGAAATGGACACTGGGAGGTTATTGCcatatgttgaaataatagaACAGCCAGCAAGTAAAGCTTTACGTTTTCGCTATGAATGTGAAGGCAGATCGGCTGGTAGTATACCAGGAGTAAACAGTACACCAGAAAACAAAACATTTCCTAGTATAAGA ATAGTTGGATATAAAGGTCGAGCTGTAGTTGTAGTATCGTGTGTAACAAAAGATCAACCACACAGACCTCATCCTCATAATCTTGTTGGAAAGGAAGCATGTAAACGTGGTGTATGTACAGTAGAAGTCTCGTCAGAAAATATGACAGTCACATTTGCAAATCTTGGCATTCAATGTGTTAAGAAAAAGGATATTGAAGAGGCACTTAAAATAAGAGAGGAAATTCGTGTAGACCCCTTTCGAA CTGGCTTCGAACACAAAAGACAACCTACTAGTATTGATCTAAATGCAGTGAGATTGTGCTTTCAAGTTTTCTTAGAAGGAGGACAAAAAGGAAAATTCAATGTGCCATTACCACCAGTTGTATCTGACCCTATATTTGATAAAA aagCAATGTCAGATCTTGTGATATGCAAGCTCAGTCACTCTAATGCGTCGGTCGCTGGTGGTATGGAAATGATTTTATTATGCGAGAAGGTTGCAAAGGAAGACATACAAGTTAGATTTTTCGAGGAGAAGGAGGGACAAGTGATTTGGGAAGGATTTGGTGATTTTCAGCCCGTTCACGTACATAAGCAA ACAGCAATTGCATTCAAAACACCCACATATCGCATGCAGCAAGTGGAGCAACCGGTGCAAATATGCATTCAACTGAAAAGACCATCGGATGGTGCGACGAGCGAACCATTACCTTTTCAGATGTTACCTCTCGGTGCAG ATGATCCTGGTTCGTTAAGGCGAAAAcgacaaaaatttaataacagCCCAAATGCGCTAGTTTTGAGGCATGTACAGACAGAAGCTGAGAAGC ATGCTGCAGCGTTAAATCAACCGATCCAATACAATTTTAACATTGTCAAATCAGAAAAAATATCTCCGTACGGAGGCTCAGTCGGAAGTGGAGGATCCTTTCCGTTATATTCCATGGGAACCACTTCTCCACAACCGCAATCTAGTATGCAAACGTTAAG GCCACAAGTATCGCCAGGTCGTGCATCGCCGATGGAGTACAGTCCATACAACTCAGCACTTATCCAATCACAACCATCACCGCAATATCAATCAACAAGCAGTCATATCGTACAACAACCATCAACCGGAACGTATGCACAACAACAATTTCCATATGTACATGACATATTACAAATACACCCGCAAGAACAATTAGTGTTAAGCAGAGTTACATCAAACTATCACGAAGAATTTCAATCGTTGGACAATGCTGGTAGTATAAGTATTTGCACACATTATTACATCAATCCATTATTGTAccattattttgaaataataatttatatagcAGGTGGAGTGGGAGGGGCAGATGTTACAAGTGTTTTAGACATGGACAGTCGACAGTACAGTTTTGATTTAAGTTTTAATCAACTTGATTCGGCAGAACTCGCCGCTTTTGATACCGCTCTTTCTGAAAATTTATCCAGTGGATTATCCATTTCAGATTCTACCAAG CCGGAAACGAACAAAGAGATAAACACAGGATCAAGCAACATCGAAGAAAGTAATAACATGACCGATAGTTTTACAAGAATTACTAATAACACTATTCAGGAACTGTGCACtttaaataatatgtataaacCAACGCGGGAAGTTAACGACTGA
- the LOC126867542 gene encoding embryonic polarity protein dorsal isoform X4, producing MEQFHDMSDGNINISDVIEVIQTTDPGFVECSGKEDQFPVEMDTGRLLPYVEIIEQPASKALRFRYECEGRSAGSIPGVNSTPENKTFPSIRIVGYKGRAVVVVSCVTKDQPHRPHPHNLVGKEACKRGVCTVEVSSENMTVTFANLGIQCVKKKDIEEALKIREEIRVDPFRTGFEHKRQPTSIDLNAVRLCFQVFLEGGQKGKFNVPLPPVVSDPIFDKKAMSDLVICKLSHSNASVAGGMEMILLCEKVAKEDIQVRFFEEKEGQVIWEGFGDFQPVHVHKQTAIAFKTPTYRMQQVEQPVQICIQLKRPSDGATSEPLPFQMLPLGADDPGSLRRKRQKFNNSPNALVLRHVQTEAEKHAAALNQPIQYNFNIVKSEKISPYGGSVGSGGSFPLYSMGTTSPQPQSSMQTLRPQVSPGRASPMEYSPYNSALIQSQPSPQYQSTSSHIVQQPSTGTYAQQQFPYVHDILQIHPQEQLVLSRVTSNYHEEFQSLDNAGGVGGADVTSVLDMDSRQYSFDLSFNQLDSAELAAFDTALSENLSSGLSISDSTKPETNKEINTGSSNIEESNNMTDSFTRITNNTIQELCTLNNMYKPTREVND from the exons ATGGAACAATTCCATGATATGAGTGatggaaatataaatataagtgATGTCA TTGAAGTCATCCAAACTACCGATCCTGGATTTGTGGAATGTAGTGGAAAGGAGGATCAATTCCCAGTGGAAATGGACACTGGGAGGTTATTGCcatatgttgaaataatagaACAGCCAGCAAGTAAAGCTTTACGTTTTCGCTATGAATGTGAAGGCAGATCGGCTGGTAGTATACCAGGAGTAAACAGTACACCAGAAAACAAAACATTTCCTAGTATAAGA ATAGTTGGATATAAAGGTCGAGCTGTAGTTGTAGTATCGTGTGTAACAAAAGATCAACCACACAGACCTCATCCTCATAATCTTGTTGGAAAGGAAGCATGTAAACGTGGTGTATGTACAGTAGAAGTCTCGTCAGAAAATATGACAGTCACATTTGCAAATCTTGGCATTCAATGTGTTAAGAAAAAGGATATTGAAGAGGCACTTAAAATAAGAGAGGAAATTCGTGTAGACCCCTTTCGAA CTGGCTTCGAACACAAAAGACAACCTACTAGTATTGATCTAAATGCAGTGAGATTGTGCTTTCAAGTTTTCTTAGAAGGAGGACAAAAAGGAAAATTCAATGTGCCATTACCACCAGTTGTATCTGACCCTATATTTGATAAAA aagCAATGTCAGATCTTGTGATATGCAAGCTCAGTCACTCTAATGCGTCGGTCGCTGGTGGTATGGAAATGATTTTATTATGCGAGAAGGTTGCAAAGGAAGACATACAAGTTAGATTTTTCGAGGAGAAGGAGGGACAAGTGATTTGGGAAGGATTTGGTGATTTTCAGCCCGTTCACGTACATAAGCAA ACAGCAATTGCATTCAAAACACCCACATATCGCATGCAGCAAGTGGAGCAACCGGTGCAAATATGCATTCAACTGAAAAGACCATCGGATGGTGCGACGAGCGAACCATTACCTTTTCAGATGTTACCTCTCGGTGCAG ATGATCCTGGTTCGTTAAGGCGAAAAcgacaaaaatttaataacagCCCAAATGCGCTAGTTTTGAGGCATGTACAGACAGAAGCTGAGAAGC ATGCTGCAGCGTTAAATCAACCGATCCAATACAATTTTAACATTGTCAAATCAGAAAAAATATCTCCGTACGGAGGCTCAGTCGGAAGTGGAGGATCCTTTCCGTTATATTCCATGGGAACCACTTCTCCACAACCGCAATCTAGTATGCAAACGTTAAG GCCACAAGTATCGCCAGGTCGTGCATCGCCGATGGAGTACAGTCCATACAACTCAGCACTTATCCAATCACAACCATCACCGCAATATCAATCAACAAGCAGTCATATCGTACAACAACCATCAACCGGAACGTATGCACAACAACAATTTCCATATGTACATGACATATTACAAATACACCCGCAAGAACAATTAGTGTTAAGCAGAGTTACATCAAACTATCACGAAGAATTTCAATCGTTGGACAATGCTG GTGGAGTGGGAGGGGCAGATGTTACAAGTGTTTTAGACATGGACAGTCGACAGTACAGTTTTGATTTAAGTTTTAATCAACTTGATTCGGCAGAACTCGCCGCTTTTGATACCGCTCTTTCTGAAAATTTATCCAGTGGATTATCCATTTCAGATTCTACCAAG CCGGAAACGAACAAAGAGATAAACACAGGATCAAGCAACATCGAAGAAAGTAATAACATGACCGATAGTTTTACAAGAATTACTAATAACACTATTCAGGAACTGTGCACtttaaataatatgtataaacCAACGCGGGAAGTTAACGACTGA
- the LOC126867542 gene encoding embryonic polarity protein dorsal isoform X3 → MEQFHDMSDGNINISDVIEVIQTTDPGFVECSGKEDQFPVEMDTGRLLPYVEIIEQPASKALRFRYECEGRSAGSIPGVNSTPENKTFPSIRIVGYKGRAVVVVSCVTKDQPHRPHPHNLVGKEACKRGVCTVEVSSENMTVTFANLGIQCVKKKDIEEALKIREEIRVDPFRTGFEHKRQPTSIDLNAVRLCFQVFLEGGQKGKFNVPLPPVVSDPIFDKKAMSDLVICKLSHSNASVAGGMEMILLCEKVAKEDIQVRFFEEKEGQVIWEGFGDFQPVHVHKQTAIAFKTPTYRMQQVEQPVQICIQLKRPSDGATSEPLPFQMLPLGADDPGSLRRKRQKFNNSPNALVLRHVQTEAEKHAAALNQPIQYNFNIVKSEKISPYGGSVGSGGSFPLYSMGTTSPQPQSSMQTLRPQVSPGRASPMEYSPYNSALIQSQPSPQYQSTSSHIVQQPSTGTYAQQQFPYVHDILQIHPQEQLVLSRVTSNYHEEFQSLDNAAGGVGGADVTSVLDMDSRQYSFDLSFNQLDSAELAAFDTALSENLSSGLSISDSTKPETNKEINTGSSNIEESNNMTDSFTRITNNTIQELCTLNNMYKPTREVND, encoded by the exons ATGGAACAATTCCATGATATGAGTGatggaaatataaatataagtgATGTCA TTGAAGTCATCCAAACTACCGATCCTGGATTTGTGGAATGTAGTGGAAAGGAGGATCAATTCCCAGTGGAAATGGACACTGGGAGGTTATTGCcatatgttgaaataatagaACAGCCAGCAAGTAAAGCTTTACGTTTTCGCTATGAATGTGAAGGCAGATCGGCTGGTAGTATACCAGGAGTAAACAGTACACCAGAAAACAAAACATTTCCTAGTATAAGA ATAGTTGGATATAAAGGTCGAGCTGTAGTTGTAGTATCGTGTGTAACAAAAGATCAACCACACAGACCTCATCCTCATAATCTTGTTGGAAAGGAAGCATGTAAACGTGGTGTATGTACAGTAGAAGTCTCGTCAGAAAATATGACAGTCACATTTGCAAATCTTGGCATTCAATGTGTTAAGAAAAAGGATATTGAAGAGGCACTTAAAATAAGAGAGGAAATTCGTGTAGACCCCTTTCGAA CTGGCTTCGAACACAAAAGACAACCTACTAGTATTGATCTAAATGCAGTGAGATTGTGCTTTCAAGTTTTCTTAGAAGGAGGACAAAAAGGAAAATTCAATGTGCCATTACCACCAGTTGTATCTGACCCTATATTTGATAAAA aagCAATGTCAGATCTTGTGATATGCAAGCTCAGTCACTCTAATGCGTCGGTCGCTGGTGGTATGGAAATGATTTTATTATGCGAGAAGGTTGCAAAGGAAGACATACAAGTTAGATTTTTCGAGGAGAAGGAGGGACAAGTGATTTGGGAAGGATTTGGTGATTTTCAGCCCGTTCACGTACATAAGCAA ACAGCAATTGCATTCAAAACACCCACATATCGCATGCAGCAAGTGGAGCAACCGGTGCAAATATGCATTCAACTGAAAAGACCATCGGATGGTGCGACGAGCGAACCATTACCTTTTCAGATGTTACCTCTCGGTGCAG ATGATCCTGGTTCGTTAAGGCGAAAAcgacaaaaatttaataacagCCCAAATGCGCTAGTTTTGAGGCATGTACAGACAGAAGCTGAGAAGC ATGCTGCAGCGTTAAATCAACCGATCCAATACAATTTTAACATTGTCAAATCAGAAAAAATATCTCCGTACGGAGGCTCAGTCGGAAGTGGAGGATCCTTTCCGTTATATTCCATGGGAACCACTTCTCCACAACCGCAATCTAGTATGCAAACGTTAAG GCCACAAGTATCGCCAGGTCGTGCATCGCCGATGGAGTACAGTCCATACAACTCAGCACTTATCCAATCACAACCATCACCGCAATATCAATCAACAAGCAGTCATATCGTACAACAACCATCAACCGGAACGTATGCACAACAACAATTTCCATATGTACATGACATATTACAAATACACCCGCAAGAACAATTAGTGTTAAGCAGAGTTACATCAAACTATCACGAAGAATTTCAATCGTTGGACAATGCTG cAGGTGGAGTGGGAGGGGCAGATGTTACAAGTGTTTTAGACATGGACAGTCGACAGTACAGTTTTGATTTAAGTTTTAATCAACTTGATTCGGCAGAACTCGCCGCTTTTGATACCGCTCTTTCTGAAAATTTATCCAGTGGATTATCCATTTCAGATTCTACCAAG CCGGAAACGAACAAAGAGATAAACACAGGATCAAGCAACATCGAAGAAAGTAATAACATGACCGATAGTTTTACAAGAATTACTAATAACACTATTCAGGAACTGTGCACtttaaataatatgtataaacCAACGCGGGAAGTTAACGACTGA
- the LOC126867565 gene encoding acidic leucine-rich nuclear phosphoprotein 32 family member B-like translates to MSSKENNEVAVEKVTENDKASGDAKCEIKGMKRPAEEKNDETKKQKKEENGDGEVEEEEIEEEVEEEEEVDGDGEEDDEDDDIPEGEEDLEEGEDEEEDDAEGELEGEVEDEEEDA, encoded by the exons ATGAGTAGCAAGGAAAATAACGAGGTCGCTGTTGAGAAGGTGACTGAGAACGACAAGGCTTCCGGAGACGCGAAGTGTGAGATCAAAGGAATGAAGAGGCCAGCGGAG GAAAAAAATGatgaaacgaagaaacagaagaaagaagaaaatggtGATGGAGaggtagaagaagaagagataGAAGAGGAAgtcgaagaggaagaagaagtcGACGGAGATGGCGAAGAAGATGATGAAGACGATGATATACCGGAAGGAGAAGAAGATTTAGAAGAGGGTGAAG ACGAAGAGGAAGATGACGCAGAAGGTGAATTAGAAGGAGAAGTAGAAGATGAAGAGGAAGACGCATAA
- the LOC126867566 gene encoding 60S ribosomal protein L44, with protein MVNVPKQRRTFCKKCKVHKPHKVTQYKKSKERHASQGRRRYDRKQQGFGGQTKPIFRKKAKTTKKIVLRMECTECKYRKQIPLKRCKHFELGGDKKRKGQMIQF; from the exons ATG GTAAATGTACCGAAGCAAAGACGCACTTTCTGTAAGAAGTGCAAAGTGCATAAACCTCACAAAGTGACACAgtataaaaaaagtaaagaacGTCATGCATCACAAGGTAGAAGACGTTATGATCGTAAACAACAAGGTTTTGGTGGACAGACGAAACCTATATTCAGGAagaag GCAAAAACTACCAAAAAGATTGTCTTAAGAATGGAATGTACAGAGTGCAAATATAGGAAACAAATCCCTCTTAAAAGATGTAAACATTTTGAATTAGGAGGtgataagaaaagaaag GGACAAATGATTCAATTCTAG
- the LOC126867563 gene encoding WASH complex subunit 3, which translates to MNDYKIPIIEPTIDCTKVPPINQKRTISFINHFIVHTVTFLNKFTLSCEERLLEFEYKLQRIEASLEILESWLSSVPVLEQDQSTKSVIKNKDSKEEEESTPKIDEPDNGKADEPEDTQAEKQPVNKDPRYEKYLKMVHFGVPKEAVKLKMEQEGLDSSILDDSQQTASKVKSTDNGKNKGD; encoded by the exons ATGAATGATTACAAAATACCAATAATCGAGCCAACTATCGATTGTACAAAG GTTCCACCAATTAATCAAAAAAGGACAATTTCTTTCATTAATCATTTCATTGTGCATACTGTAACATTTCTTAACAAATTTACTCTATCATGCGAAGAAAGATTATTGGAATTTGAATACAAGTTACAGAGGATAGAGGCTTCGCTAGAAATTTTAGAGTCTTGG TTATCATCTGTTCCAGTCTTGGAACAAGATCAAAGTACAAAAAgtgttataaaaaataaagatagtaaagaggaggaagaaagTACACCTAAAATAGATGAACCTGATAATGGTAAAGCAGATGAGCCTGAAGATACACAGGCTGAAAAGCAACCAGTGAACAAAGACCCACGCTATGAAAAATACTTAAAGATGGTACACTTTGGCGTGCCAAAAGAAGCTGTCAAATTAAAGATGGAACAAGAAGGATTGGATTCATCTATTTTAGA TGATTCCCAGCAAACAGCTTCTAAAGTGAAATCTACAGATAATGGTAAGAATAAAGGAGATTAA